The following coding sequences are from one Comamonas koreensis window:
- a CDS encoding VOC family protein: MFKKLDSVVLFVADIDAAAAWYAQLLGTEVQHENAHYAFVQGPGLLIGFHPADGKCPGGVGGTTVYWEVADLGAAIERLQAHGARLYRGPMTTSLGATAAMLLDPFGCSLGLHCPAGS, from the coding sequence TTGTTCAAAAAACTGGACTCCGTCGTGCTGTTTGTCGCCGATATCGATGCCGCAGCCGCCTGGTATGCCCAGCTCTTGGGCACGGAGGTGCAGCACGAGAACGCGCACTATGCCTTTGTGCAGGGCCCGGGCCTGTTGATCGGCTTTCATCCCGCCGATGGCAAATGCCCGGGCGGGGTGGGCGGCACGACGGTGTACTGGGAGGTGGCTGATCTGGGCGCTGCTATCGAGCGCCTGCAGGCCCATGGCGCGCGGCTCTACCGGGGGCCGATGACGACCAGCCTGGGGGCCACAGCGGCCATGCTGCTGGACCCCTTTGGTTGCAGCCTGGGCTTGCATTGCCCGGCAGGCAGCTAG
- a CDS encoding CorA family divalent cation transporter, whose amino-acid sequence MTWDQTLPLWTRLHAASPQALDDLGRRHGIDLLPTTAQRQWGAGAAMRIRCARVQDGRVLVADLLWHQAADAQALYTVETGYRMLRPGQALERFKAQGLPAGSAHAVALVLLHQLLGQTGLVLDGIDKGLATSMRSLRSFQLTVGTPGTRGAQDLTDVDSHLSMLHRPLSVVVQALDDLAQAAMQLRRGAWQGSQLQSIHVDALLAEIEGVQRRARCMLDRQRFHRRAAEETVAMSDLNVTKVFSVLWAAFIPGTALINWYGQNFRVMPELSWQGSLWMQLLAVLVLTAIPVWMVKHSGTLR is encoded by the coding sequence ATGACGTGGGATCAAACCTTGCCTCTATGGACGCGCCTGCATGCCGCCAGCCCCCAGGCGCTCGATGACCTGGGCAGGCGCCATGGCATCGACCTGCTGCCAACAACCGCGCAGCGCCAATGGGGTGCGGGTGCTGCGATGCGCATCCGATGCGCGCGCGTGCAAGACGGGAGGGTGCTGGTGGCCGATCTGCTGTGGCACCAGGCTGCGGATGCGCAGGCGCTCTACACGGTCGAGACAGGCTACCGCATGCTGCGCCCGGGTCAGGCGCTCGAGCGCTTCAAGGCGCAGGGCTTGCCTGCGGGCAGCGCGCATGCCGTCGCGCTGGTGCTGCTGCACCAGTTGCTGGGCCAGACCGGTCTGGTGCTGGACGGCATCGACAAGGGGCTGGCGACCTCGATGCGCTCGCTGCGGAGCTTCCAGTTGACGGTGGGCACGCCCGGCACCCGGGGTGCCCAAGACCTGACCGATGTAGACAGCCATCTGTCCATGCTCCACCGGCCGCTGTCGGTGGTTGTGCAGGCGCTCGATGACCTGGCCCAGGCAGCCATGCAGCTGCGCCGCGGTGCTTGGCAGGGATCACAGCTGCAGAGCATTCATGTGGATGCGCTGCTGGCCGAGATCGAGGGCGTACAGCGGCGGGCTCGCTGCATGCTCGATCGCCAGCGCTTCCACCGCCGTGCGGCCGAGGAAACGGTGGCAATGAGCGACCTGAATGTGACCAAGGTATTCAGTGTGCTCTGGGCGGCCTTTATTCCGGGTACGGCCCTGATCAACTGGTATGGCCAGAATTTTCGGGTGATGCCCGAGCTGTCCTGGCAGGGCTCGCTCTGGATGCAGTTGCTCGCCGTATTGGTGCTCACCGCCATCCCTGTCTGGATGGTCAAGCACTCGGGCACATTGCGATGA
- a CDS encoding porin: protein MSPLFFPRVALRSAPPRQPSVRRAWARTLSSGAAALAAAAAMPALAQTSLRLYGTVDAAIGWTRVSGAPTQKSLLSGGQSDSLWGLQGREALGGSSYAAFALEGGLDATHGAPDDPARPFNYQSWVGVGNASLGELRLGRQYTVGQAFVSAIEVGSWKSFGVGALLRASDNYQVSQQISWRSPQWGGVQLGASYSFDAGDAPAAGTTGSATHKLYSLALRYEDGPWLLAASWEQANAVLLHAGLAGRHPSAAQLGASYNFGVARLAAGWSRQRNGFVGRNGGDGSADLQAAGLKGLGPIEFIDGGRLDALYLGVSIPLNHGELQAQWSQARPNWDWQDSGARAKTSQVMSLGYIHPLSLSTSVYAFVAHGRAYALDAAVDASQTTVSRVAFGLNTRF, encoded by the coding sequence ATGTCGCCATTGTTTTTTCCCAGGGTCGCCTTGCGCTCGGCCCCGCCCCGGCAGCCATCCGTCCGCCGGGCTTGGGCCCGTACGCTGTCCAGCGGTGCAGCCGCACTGGCCGCCGCAGCCGCAATGCCAGCCCTGGCGCAGACCAGCCTGCGCCTGTATGGCACGGTCGATGCCGCCATCGGCTGGACCCGGGTGAGCGGGGCGCCAACGCAAAAGAGCCTGCTGAGTGGCGGCCAGTCCGATTCGCTCTGGGGCCTGCAGGGCCGCGAGGCACTGGGTGGCAGCAGCTACGCCGCCTTTGCGCTGGAAGGCGGCCTGGATGCCACCCACGGCGCGCCCGATGACCCGGCAAGGCCGTTCAACTACCAGTCCTGGGTGGGGGTGGGCAATGCGAGCCTGGGCGAGCTGCGCCTGGGGCGCCAGTACACCGTGGGCCAGGCCTTTGTCAGTGCGATCGAGGTCGGGTCCTGGAAGAGCTTTGGTGTGGGCGCCTTGTTGCGGGCCTCGGACAACTACCAGGTGTCCCAGCAGATCAGCTGGCGCAGCCCGCAGTGGGGCGGTGTACAGCTGGGCGCCAGTTACAGCTTTGATGCGGGTGACGCGCCAGCCGCAGGCACGACGGGCAGCGCCACCCACAAGCTCTACAGTTTGGCACTGCGCTATGAGGACGGCCCCTGGCTGCTGGCTGCGAGCTGGGAGCAGGCCAATGCCGTCCTTTTGCACGCTGGCTTGGCGGGCCGGCACCCCAGTGCCGCGCAACTGGGTGCCAGCTACAACTTTGGCGTGGCACGCCTGGCGGCGGGCTGGAGCCGCCAGCGCAATGGCTTTGTCGGGCGCAATGGCGGCGATGGTTCGGCGGATTTGCAGGCGGCCGGGCTCAAGGGGCTGGGGCCGATCGAGTTCATCGATGGCGGCCGCCTGGACGCGCTCTATCTGGGTGTGTCCATCCCTCTGAACCACGGCGAGCTGCAAGCACAGTGGTCCCAGGCGCGGCCCAACTGGGATTGGCAGGACAGCGGTGCGCGCGCGAAAACCAGCCAGGTGATGTCGTTGGGCTATATCCACCCGCTGTCGCTGAGCACCAGTGTCTATGCCTTTGTTGCCCATGGGCGTGCCTATGCACTGGATGCGGCCGTGGATGCCAGCCAGACCACCGTGAGCCGGGTGGCTTTTGGACTGAACACCCGTTTTTGA
- a CDS encoding CorA family divalent cation transporter, translating into MSEARIHCHAAGGLIDARLAQAGWLRLNAQQGESLAAAQRLHRLNLSWERGRAATQEGDFIVIPLELVLLQDEAFRETVVLFALGKERLISVEQGPRLHALDQAGEQLLASMGDGCALDPCTAMFCMLDALNDAAHASLRDIAARLDERSDAVAAASGGFDTAKRQAGVADIASTAMALGEAEELVAKAVEGQLMLARAGRWLRRAAGDAHWGQRLPVQLSDIHSLRRYARFQHDKIRNLQQSLMTTLDIKQNQVIKVFTVVTAVFTPPTLVAAFYGQNFAYMPELALPWGEWMVMGLTGLFALVPLAYIKRKGWMR; encoded by the coding sequence ATGAGCGAGGCCCGTATCCACTGCCACGCGGCCGGTGGCCTCATAGACGCCCGCCTGGCCCAGGCCGGCTGGCTGCGCCTCAACGCCCAGCAGGGCGAGTCGCTGGCGGCTGCGCAGCGTCTGCATAGGCTCAACCTGTCCTGGGAGCGCGGCCGGGCGGCAACGCAGGAAGGCGACTTTATCGTCATCCCTTTGGAGCTGGTCCTGCTCCAGGACGAGGCGTTCCGGGAGACGGTCGTGCTTTTTGCGCTCGGCAAGGAGCGGCTCATCAGCGTGGAGCAGGGCCCGCGCCTGCATGCCCTGGACCAGGCTGGCGAGCAACTGCTCGCGTCCATGGGCGATGGCTGCGCCCTCGACCCCTGCACAGCGATGTTCTGCATGCTCGACGCACTCAACGACGCGGCCCATGCCAGCTTGCGCGATATCGCCGCGCGCCTGGACGAGCGCAGCGATGCCGTGGCCGCGGCCAGCGGCGGGTTTGACACCGCCAAGCGCCAGGCAGGGGTGGCGGATATCGCCAGCACCGCCATGGCACTGGGTGAGGCCGAGGAGCTGGTGGCCAAGGCGGTTGAGGGGCAGTTGATGCTGGCGCGTGCAGGCCGTTGGCTGCGGCGCGCGGCAGGCGATGCACACTGGGGGCAGCGCTTGCCGGTGCAGCTGTCGGACATCCACAGCCTGCGGCGCTATGCCCGGTTTCAGCATGACAAGATCCGCAACCTGCAGCAGTCACTGATGACGACCCTCGATATCAAGCAGAACCAGGTGATCAAGGTGTTCACCGTGGTCACCGCTGTTTTCACACCTCCCACCCTGGTCGCTGCGTTTTACGGGCAGAACTTTGCCTACATGCCCGAGCTGGCGCTGCCTTGGGGGGAGTGGATGGTCATGGGGCTGACAGGCCTGTTCGCGCTGGTGCCGCTGGCCTACATCAAACGCAAGGGGTGGATGCGATGA
- the efeU gene encoding iron uptake transporter permease EfeU — protein MLVPFLIMLREGIEAALIVGIIASFLRHTGRARLMPAVWAGVFLALGLSLFVGAGLQWMAAEFPQKQQELFEGLVGFIAVGMLTGMVFWMRKASRSIKGELQASVDKALSTSGSASWALIGMVFLAVAREGVESVFFLLAIFQQSSGWGAAAGAFLGVALSVLLGIGLYKGGVRINLRQFFRYTGVFILVVAAGLLAGAVRRLHEAGVWNQLQQVVFDSSGVLPEDSPLGVILGGLLGYMHAPVVGEVLAWALYLAVTLVMFFWPVKVAPAVAGVPAAPTRAAAPTPVPAAESAPRLGPVVLGSVVVFLLGAAAFWQASTAPHASGAAAGSATSADGVPVVTIEINQGTCTPNAVTVPAGKVIFRIVNQSQRALEWEILDGVMVLEERENILPGMTQQLSARLVPGNYEMTCGLLNAARGSLTVTTSDAFKAEAAKPPVTAFLGALAEYQVYMLTETASLQEMVDALQQRLAHPLEAGAMPQDGYPADAQQLAALARGQYQKLAPLAVQYGDLNGRIDARAADFALRDKDPAFVGLQRIAAGLQAGEAADQLLPLATSLQQDVQQLAQRLGDAALQPQSIAAAAAKALERASTLIPGEATTPEQGLAVLQFFYGSWAAANKAQQVLGPVLANANPGLNQQLQDSLAKLRQRMQELGVPADDSQVGDTAGTALNPVQCQNLAQALYQASQSMAKVNAALGLQP, from the coding sequence ATGCTGGTTCCTTTTTTGATTATGTTGCGCGAGGGCATTGAGGCCGCGCTGATCGTTGGCATCATTGCCAGTTTCCTGCGCCACACGGGCCGCGCCCGCCTGATGCCCGCCGTTTGGGCCGGGGTGTTTCTCGCGCTGGGCCTGTCGCTGTTTGTCGGCGCTGGCCTGCAGTGGATGGCGGCCGAGTTTCCGCAAAAGCAGCAGGAGCTGTTTGAAGGCCTGGTCGGTTTTATCGCCGTGGGCATGCTGACGGGCATGGTTTTCTGGATGCGCAAGGCCTCGCGCTCGATCAAGGGCGAGTTGCAGGCCTCGGTCGACAAGGCGCTCAGCACCTCGGGCAGTGCCAGCTGGGCGCTGATCGGCATGGTCTTTCTGGCCGTCGCCCGCGAAGGGGTGGAATCGGTCTTCTTCTTGCTCGCCATCTTTCAGCAAAGCTCGGGCTGGGGCGCAGCGGCTGGCGCCTTCCTCGGCGTGGCGCTGTCGGTGCTGCTGGGCATTGGACTCTACAAAGGCGGTGTGCGCATCAATCTGCGCCAGTTCTTCCGCTACACCGGCGTCTTTATCTTGGTGGTCGCGGCTGGCCTGCTGGCTGGTGCGGTGCGCCGCCTGCATGAGGCTGGTGTCTGGAACCAGCTGCAGCAAGTCGTGTTCGATAGCAGCGGTGTTTTGCCCGAGGACAGCCCGCTGGGCGTGATTCTGGGCGGCCTGCTGGGCTATATGCATGCGCCAGTCGTCGGCGAAGTGCTGGCCTGGGCGCTGTACCTGGCCGTGACCTTGGTGATGTTTTTCTGGCCGGTCAAGGTGGCGCCTGCTGTGGCCGGCGTGCCTGCCGCGCCCACCCGCGCCGCTGCACCGACCCCCGTGCCCGCTGCAGAATCTGCGCCGCGTCTGGGCCCGGTGGTGCTGGGCAGTGTGGTCGTGTTCCTGCTGGGCGCTGCTGCCTTCTGGCAGGCATCGACCGCGCCGCATGCCAGCGGCGCTGCTGCGGGTAGCGCCACCTCAGCCGATGGCGTGCCAGTGGTGACCATTGAGATCAACCAGGGCACCTGCACCCCCAATGCGGTGACGGTGCCGGCAGGCAAGGTGATCTTCCGCATCGTCAACCAATCGCAGCGCGCGCTGGAGTGGGAGATTCTGGACGGCGTGATGGTGCTCGAAGAGCGCGAGAACATTCTGCCAGGCATGACGCAGCAGCTGAGCGCTCGCCTGGTGCCAGGCAATTACGAGATGACCTGCGGCCTGCTCAACGCCGCGCGTGGCAGCCTGACGGTGACGACCTCGGACGCCTTCAAGGCCGAGGCGGCCAAGCCGCCGGTGACCGCCTTCCTGGGCGCACTGGCCGAGTACCAGGTCTATATGCTGACCGAGACGGCCAGCCTGCAAGAGATGGTCGATGCGCTGCAGCAGCGCCTGGCCCACCCGCTGGAAGCCGGCGCGATGCCGCAAGACGGCTACCCCGCCGATGCGCAGCAGCTGGCAGCGCTGGCGCGTGGCCAGTACCAAAAGCTGGCACCGCTGGCGGTGCAGTATGGTGATTTGAATGGCCGCATCGATGCGCGTGCCGCAGACTTTGCGCTGCGCGACAAGGACCCGGCCTTTGTGGGGCTGCAGCGCATTGCTGCTGGCCTGCAAGCGGGTGAGGCGGCAGACCAGCTGCTGCCGCTGGCCACCAGCTTGCAGCAGGATGTGCAACAACTGGCCCAGCGCCTGGGTGACGCGGCCTTGCAGCCCCAGTCGATTGCTGCCGCTGCGGCCAAGGCGCTGGAGCGCGCCTCGACGCTGATCCCTGGCGAGGCGACCACGCCCGAGCAGGGCCTGGCCGTGCTGCAGTTTTTCTACGGCAGCTGGGCTGCGGCCAACAAGGCCCAGCAAGTGCTGGGCCCCGTGCTGGCCAATGCCAACCCGGGCCTGAACCAGCAGCTGCAAGACAGCCTGGCCAAGCTGCGCCAGCGCATGCAAGAGCTGGGCGTGCCCGCCGATGACAGCCAGGTGGGCGACACAGCCGGCACCGCGCTGAACCCGGTGCAGTGCCAGAACCTGGCCCAGGCGCTCTACCAGGCATCGCAAAGCATGGCCAAGGTCAATGCAGCGCTGGGCTTGCAGCCCTGA
- a CDS encoding DUF6882 domain-containing protein gives MNDTTTSPKGGETDWAAWSREAVETMMARNTEWPRQFGLHSAPHYHWDLQSASLVLQAPLHEVQGTVCLVGTSSESEGSFVWSWANANIPAQHGQALEVVHDFGREHQLALLTTASIPGGRPEATECLCIAARLQRAIGTFIDQQGDITLYFSILHLQVVQNPDQALQ, from the coding sequence ATGAACGACACCACCACCAGCCCCAAAGGGGGCGAGACCGACTGGGCCGCCTGGAGCCGCGAAGCCGTCGAGACCATGATGGCCCGCAATACCGAGTGGCCCCGCCAGTTTGGCCTGCACAGCGCGCCGCACTACCACTGGGATCTGCAAAGCGCCAGCCTGGTGCTGCAGGCGCCCTTGCATGAGGTGCAGGGCACCGTCTGCCTGGTGGGTACCAGCAGCGAGAGCGAAGGCAGCTTTGTGTGGAGCTGGGCCAATGCCAATATCCCCGCCCAGCATGGCCAGGCCTTGGAGGTCGTCCACGACTTTGGCCGCGAGCACCAGCTGGCCTTGCTGACCACCGCAAGCATCCCTGGCGGCCGGCCCGAGGCAACCGAGTGCCTCTGCATTGCCGCCCGGCTGCAGCGCGCCATTGGCACCTTTATCGACCAGCAAGGCGATATCACGCTGTACTTCAGCATCCTGCATCTGCAGGTGGTGCAGAACCCGGACCAGGCGCTGCAGTAA
- the efeB gene encoding iron uptake transporter deferrochelatase/peroxidase subunit gives MSLFKNRNASQSAAPGSTDPARRRWLGEAAGVMGAGVLAGMPARQALAAEDASPGNTQVADAPHTSVSQQRVPFYGKHQAGIVTPRPLAGMLVSFDVLASNQAELERLFKTLTERIHFLTQGGAQPVLDPKLPPAGSGILGPVVQPDALTVTVGVGHSLFDSRFGLKNQCPKRLTPMQQHPNDALQAALCHGDLSIQFCANTPDTNIHALRDIIKNLPDLLMVRWKQEGSVPPIPAAVGQSAESARNFLGFRDGSANPQSDDDAMMRRIVWVQPESDEPAWAAGGSYQAVRIIRNFVERWDRTPLGEQEAIMGRDKDSGAPLDARKKTEHDTPDYAADPEGKKTPMDAHIRLANPRNHGSEANLILRRPFNYSNGVTKSGQLEMGLLFICYQADLEKGFVTVQKRLDGEPLEEYIKPIGGGFFYVLPGVADAHDWLGRGLLAAAAKA, from the coding sequence ATGTCTTTGTTCAAGAACAGGAACGCGTCTCAATCCGCAGCTCCGGGCAGTACCGACCCCGCCAGGCGGCGCTGGCTGGGGGAAGCCGCTGGCGTCATGGGCGCCGGCGTGCTGGCGGGCATGCCTGCACGCCAGGCGCTGGCTGCGGAAGACGCCTCGCCCGGCAATACCCAGGTGGCCGATGCGCCGCACACCAGCGTGTCGCAGCAGCGCGTGCCGTTCTACGGCAAGCACCAGGCCGGTATCGTCACGCCCCGGCCGCTGGCCGGCATGTTGGTCAGCTTTGATGTGCTGGCCAGCAACCAGGCGGAGCTCGAGCGCCTGTTCAAAACCCTGACCGAGCGCATCCACTTTCTGACCCAGGGCGGCGCGCAACCAGTGCTCGATCCCAAGCTGCCGCCGGCTGGCTCGGGCATTTTGGGCCCGGTGGTGCAGCCCGATGCACTGACGGTGACCGTCGGCGTGGGCCACAGCCTGTTTGATAGCCGCTTTGGTCTGAAGAACCAGTGCCCCAAGCGCCTGACCCCCATGCAGCAGCACCCCAATGACGCGCTGCAGGCCGCGCTCTGCCATGGCGATCTGTCGATCCAGTTCTGCGCCAACACGCCCGATACCAATATCCATGCGCTGCGCGACATCATCAAGAACCTGCCCGATCTGCTGATGGTGCGCTGGAAGCAGGAGGGCTCGGTGCCGCCGATTCCCGCCGCCGTGGGCCAGTCCGCAGAGAGCGCGCGCAACTTTCTGGGCTTCCGTGATGGCTCGGCCAACCCCCAGTCCGATGACGACGCGATGATGCGCCGCATTGTCTGGGTGCAGCCCGAGTCGGACGAACCCGCCTGGGCCGCTGGTGGCAGCTACCAGGCCGTGCGCATCATCCGCAATTTTGTCGAGCGCTGGGACCGCACGCCGCTGGGCGAGCAAGAGGCCATCATGGGCCGCGACAAGGACAGCGGTGCGCCGCTCGATGCGCGCAAGAAGACCGAGCACGACACGCCCGACTATGCGGCCGATCCCGAAGGCAAGAAGACGCCGATGGATGCGCATATCCGCCTGGCCAACCCACGCAACCATGGCAGCGAGGCCAACCTGATCCTGCGCCGCCCCTTCAACTACTCCAATGGCGTGACCAAGTCGGGCCAGCTGGAGATGGGCCTGCTGTTCATCTGCTACCAGGCCGATCTGGAAAAGGGCTTTGTCACGGTGCAAAAGCGGCTCGATGGCGAGCCGCTCGAAGAATACATCAAGCCCATTGGCGGCGGCTTTTTCTATGTGCTGCCGGGCGTGGCCGACGCCCATGACTGGCTGGGACGCGGCCTGCTGGCCGCTGCCGCCAAGGCCTGA
- the efeO gene encoding iron uptake system protein EfeO: MSMRRQFLQGLLLAGSASVIPLSSWAADGVSALELVKPLAEYKLYVNTNLRELVKGVQAFTDAVKAGKVEEAKKMYATVRRPYERIEPIAELFADLDKSMDSRADDHEKAEKDPGFTGFHRIEYGLWVEKSTKGLTPFADKLLADAKELQKRVSGLTFPPEKVVGGAAVLMEEVAATKISGEEERYSHTDLDDFQANFEGADKIFELLRPLVEKKDKAFVEKTASNFKTVFDILAKYRKPDGSFELYTKLNEADRKILAGRVNTLAEDLSKLRGMLGLN; the protein is encoded by the coding sequence ATGTCCATGCGTCGCCAATTCTTGCAAGGCCTGCTGCTGGCCGGCAGTGCCAGCGTCATTCCCCTGTCCAGCTGGGCAGCAGACGGCGTGTCTGCGCTGGAGCTGGTCAAGCCGCTGGCCGAGTACAAGCTGTACGTCAACACCAACCTGCGCGAGCTGGTCAAGGGTGTGCAGGCCTTTACCGATGCGGTCAAGGCCGGCAAGGTCGAAGAAGCCAAGAAGATGTACGCCACCGTGCGTCGCCCTTATGAGCGCATCGAGCCTATCGCCGAGCTGTTTGCCGATCTGGACAAGAGCATGGACTCGCGCGCCGATGACCATGAAAAAGCCGAGAAGGACCCGGGCTTCACCGGCTTCCACCGCATCGAGTACGGCCTGTGGGTCGAGAAGAGCACCAAGGGCCTGACCCCCTTTGCCGACAAGCTGCTGGCCGACGCCAAGGAGCTGCAAAAGCGCGTGAGCGGCCTGACCTTCCCGCCTGAAAAGGTCGTGGGCGGCGCTGCGGTGCTGATGGAAGAGGTGGCTGCCACCAAGATCTCGGGTGAAGAAGAGCGCTACAGCCACACCGACCTGGACGACTTCCAGGCCAACTTCGAAGGTGCGGACAAGATTTTTGAACTGTTGCGCCCCTTGGTCGAGAAAAAGGACAAGGCCTTTGTCGAGAAGACCGCATCGAACTTCAAGACCGTGTTCGACATCCTGGCCAAGTACCGCAAGCCCGATGGCAGCTTTGAGCTGTACACCAAGCTGAATGAGGCCGACCGCAAGATCCTGGCCGGCCGCGTGAACACGCTGGCCGAAGACCTGTCCAAGCTGCGCGGCATGCTTGGCCTGAACTGA
- a CDS encoding response regulator transcription factor translates to MTEAAMVYVVDDDHSVRAALEDLLASVGLPVRSFASAAEFLAHPPADAPACLVLDVRMPGQSGMEFQRQMQSLGLLLPVVFITGHGDIAMGVKAIKQGAIDFLAKPFRDQDLLDAIHHGIAQDRARRLQDADRAESHGRWQALSEGEREVVRLVVQGLLNKQIAHQLQLSEVTVKVRRSNAMRKLQLSSVADLVRLTEKLGV, encoded by the coding sequence ATGACGGAAGCTGCGATGGTCTATGTGGTCGATGACGACCACTCGGTGCGCGCCGCGCTGGAGGATCTGCTCGCCTCTGTCGGCTTGCCTGTGCGCTCCTTCGCCTCTGCGGCCGAATTTCTGGCGCATCCGCCCGCTGATGCGCCCGCCTGCCTGGTGCTCGATGTGCGCATGCCCGGGCAAAGCGGCATGGAGTTCCAGCGCCAGATGCAGAGCCTGGGCCTGCTGCTGCCCGTGGTCTTCATCACCGGACACGGCGATATTGCGATGGGCGTCAAGGCCATCAAGCAGGGCGCCATCGACTTTCTGGCCAAACCTTTTCGGGACCAGGATCTGCTCGATGCCATCCACCACGGCATTGCGCAAGACCGCGCCCGGCGCCTGCAGGATGCGGACCGGGCCGAGAGCCATGGCCGCTGGCAGGCGCTCTCCGAGGGCGAGCGCGAGGTGGTGCGGCTGGTGGTGCAGGGCCTGCTCAACAAGCAGATTGCGCACCAGCTGCAGCTGAGTGAGGTGACGGTGAAAGTGCGGCGTAGCAATGCGATGCGCAAGCTGCAGCTGAGCTCAGTGGCCGATCTGGTGCGCCTGACTGAAAAGCTGGGCGTCTAG
- a CDS encoding sensor histidine kinase: MTTPFLPPQLWRRPGLHVMAMVLALVLLFLIDTATRYEVAVSVFYTVVIVAMAHVLALRGLMVLTGSCIALTWLSFFITRYGDLRAGQINMLISTVAILITGYLACRAELARAAAHEAQARLLRISRIHSLEGLTTSIAHELNQPLAAIVTSGHACQRWMEQDPPNLDKARQALLRILGDADRASAIIGRVRKLSKGEPASPRPFVFNAAVREVLALSQAEIQRLDIAMRADLAAGLPLALADPVQVQQVIANLVLNAMEATALVDIARRTILVESLQLQDKLVFRVSDGGPGLPAGAQEQVFEPFWTTKHEGIGVGLSISRSIVESNGGHIWAEPHLQGGAVFAFSVPVAPQEGLA, from the coding sequence ATGACGACCCCGTTCCTGCCACCCCAACTCTGGCGCCGCCCAGGCCTGCACGTCATGGCGATGGTGCTCGCGCTGGTGCTGCTGTTTCTGATCGACACGGCGACCCGTTACGAAGTGGCGGTGTCGGTGTTCTACACCGTGGTCATTGTGGCGATGGCCCATGTGCTGGCCTTGCGGGGGCTCATGGTGCTCACCGGCAGCTGCATTGCGCTGACTTGGCTGAGCTTTTTCATCACCCGCTATGGCGACCTGCGCGCAGGCCAGATCAATATGCTGATCAGCACGGTGGCCATTCTGATCACGGGCTACCTGGCCTGCAGGGCGGAATTGGCGCGCGCGGCCGCCCATGAGGCCCAGGCCAGGCTCTTGCGCATCTCGCGCATCCACAGCCTGGAGGGCTTGACCACCTCGATTGCGCATGAGCTCAACCAGCCGTTGGCAGCGATCGTGACCAGCGGCCATGCCTGCCAGCGCTGGATGGAGCAAGACCCGCCCAACCTGGACAAGGCCCGGCAGGCGCTCTTGCGCATTCTGGGCGATGCCGACCGGGCCAGCGCCATCATTGGCCGGGTGCGCAAGCTCAGCAAGGGCGAACCCGCCAGCCCCAGGCCCTTTGTCTTCAACGCCGCCGTGCGCGAAGTGCTGGCGCTGTCCCAGGCGGAGATACAGCGACTGGACATCGCGATGCGTGCCGATCTGGCCGCTGGCCTTCCCCTGGCGCTGGCCGATCCGGTGCAGGTCCAGCAGGTCATCGCCAATCTGGTGCTCAATGCGATGGAGGCCACGGCCTTGGTGGATATAGCGCGCCGCACCATCCTGGTGGAATCGCTGCAGCTGCAGGACAAGCTGGTGTTTCGGGTATCGGATGGCGGCCCGGGCCTGCCCGCTGGTGCGCAGGAGCAGGTGTTTGAACCTTTCTGGACCACCAAGCATGAGGGCATTGGCGTGGGGCTGAGCATCAGCCGCAGCATTGTCGAGAGCAATGGTGGCCATATCTGGGCGGAGCCCCATCTACAGGGTGGGGCGGTGTTTGCATTCAGCGTGCCGGTGGCGCCGCAGGAGGGCCTGGCATGA